One part of the Kryptolebias marmoratus isolate JLee-2015 linkage group LG13, ASM164957v2, whole genome shotgun sequence genome encodes these proteins:
- the endou2 gene encoding poly(U)-specific endoribonuclease-B — protein MMIDIDRLSDRELSAVVQKLWDNDVNRLKPGKDYRISLQGKAGNSMGSTDNSDAAGFPLFTFVDENIFKKETFLAFISLLDNYESDTGEPEIVTPEEVAENHKFLDSIIQTSTMKIAHEYLVEKQLSPEDDTEFKEQLYRIWFELYARRGSSRPDSSGFEHVFVGETRGGRTVIGFHNWIQLYLQEKLGHIDYKGYTVNANSPQPDENKHILALQFSWKNGIKPKGSIFIGVSPEFEFALYTLCFLSSPNERVKVQFSFYDVEIVCHHYNQKHIGTTYPVLLRYQNPK, from the exons ATGATGATCGACATCGACAGACTGAGTGACAGAGAGCTGTCGGCCGTGGTGCAGAAGCTTTGGGACAATGATGTCAACCGACTCAAGCCTGGAAAAGACTACAGGATCTCTCTTCAG GGCAAAGCTGGAAACAGCATGGGCTCCACTGACAACAGTGACGCAGCAGGATTTCCCCTGTTTACGTTTGTTGATgagaatattttcaaaaaggagacatttttaG CGTTTATCTCCCTTTTGGATAACTATGAGAGTGACACCGGCGAGCCGGAAATTGTAACTCCTGAGGAGGTGGCAGAGAACCACAAGTTCCTGGACTCCATCATTCAGACCTCCACTATGAAG ATAGCCCATGAATACCTGGTGGAGAAGCAGCTCTCTCCTGAAGATGACACAGAATTCAAGGAGCAGCTGTACAGGATCTGGTTTGAGCTCTATGCGAGGAGAGGATCCAGCAG GCCAGACTCTTCAGGGTTTGAACATGTATTTGTTGGAGAGACAAGAGGTGGTCGGACCGTCATCGGTTTTCACAACTGGATCCAGTTGTACTTACAAGAAAAACTGGGGCACATTGATTATAAAGGCTACACTGTCAATGCAAACTCACCTCAG CCTGATGAGAACAAGCACATCCTGGCTCTACAGTTCAGCTGGAAGAACGGAATCAAGCCCAAGGGGAGCATCTTCATCGGCGTCAGTCCTGAGTTTGAGTTCGCCCTCTACACTCTCTGTTTCCTCAGCTCGCCCAACGAGCGCGTCAAAGtccagttcagtttttatgacGTGGAGATTGTTTGTCACCACTACAACCAAAAGCACATAGGCACCACCTATCCTGTGCTCCTTAGGTACCAGAATCCTAAGTAA
- the LOC108238967 gene encoding NEDD4 family-interacting protein 1-like isoform X2 has translation MAETNARYQQLPNEEDPEESPQVAADAPPPYSSVAADNSAYFDYKKDGAFPKPPSYNVATTLPSYDEAERTKAETSASLVTGRDEDFVTREDFEDADQLRIGNDGIFMLTFFMAFLFNWIGFFLSFCLTTSAAGRYGAISGFGLSLIKWILIVRFSTYFPGYFDGQYWLWWVFLVLGFLLFVRGFINYARIRKMADTLSTLPRTRVLFIY, from the exons ATGGCGGAAACGAACGCCAGATATCAGCAg CTGCCCAATGAGGAGGACCCGGAGGAGAGCCCACAGGTAGCAGCCGACGCTCCACCTCCGTACAGCAGCGTTGCAGCAGACAATTCTG cCTACTTTGACTACAAGAAAGACGGGGCTTTCCCCAAGCCTCCATCATACAACGTAGCAACTACTCTTCCTTCCTATGATGAAGCAGAAAGAACCAAGGCCGAGACTTCAGCTTCTCTGGTAACAGGGAGA GATGAGGACTTTGTGACCAGAGAGGATTTCGAAGATGCGGATCAGCTGAGGATAGGAAACGATGGCATCTTCATGCTCACGTTCTTCA TGGCATTCCTGTTCAACTGGATCGGTTTCTTCTTGTCCTTCTGTCTGACCACCTCGGCAGCCGGACGCTACGGGGCAATTTCGGGCTTTGGACTCTCCCTCATCAAATGGATCCTTATTGTCAGG ttctccACATACTTCCCGGGTTACTTTGATGGACAGTACTGGCTGTGGTGGGTGTTCCTGGTGCTGG gctttttgCTCTTTGTCCGAGGGTTCATCAATTATGCCAGAATTCGCAAGATGGCCGACACCTTATCCACTTTGCCCCGCACCCGAGTCCTCTTCATCTACTGA
- the rnf14 gene encoding E3 ubiquitin-protein ligase RNF14 — translation MTEDQEAQKDELLALASIYDEEEFRCAESAQGGEIQLCLELPPDFKVLVKGEKTTEHNVCFLPPLMLNFELPPDYPSTSPPFFTLSSKWITKAQLSALCRRLDELWEENQGFVILFMWIQFLKEETLDFLGIKSPLEVTRNNKAAGERRKTDLATKGVTQCTNQSEKPEERKAEVTKEKSEQHCSLSSKLDPRAVVLMDPHSDPLRQLLDFDEAQRQRVFDSKSFCCGICFVDKLGSNCLCFKECQHVYCKACLTEYFEIQIRDGNVQCLNCPEPKCTSVATPSQVKQLVDEELFARYDRLLLQCSLDLMADVVYCPRFSCGTAVMVEPDTTMGICSACQYAFCTLCKLGYHGVSHCKITADELRNLRDEYLSATPEGQKFMEQRFGKRVVQKAVEESFSRDWLNENCKNCPRCGTNIQKVDGCNKMTCTSCKQYFCWLCLGALSKVNPYSHFNDPNSPCYNRLFLGVDVDEDDFWSDEED, via the exons ATGACTGAGGACCAGGAAGCCCAGAAGGATGAGCTGCTTGCTTTAGCAAGCATCTATGATGAGGAGGAGTTCCGCTGTGCGGAGTCTGCACAAGGAGGAGAGATCCAACTCTGTCTGGAGCTGCCTCCTGATTTTAAAGTGCTTGTAAAAG GAGAGAAGACAACTGAACACAATGTGTGCTTCCTACCGCCACTAATGCTCAATTTCGAGCTTCCTCCAGACTATCCATCCACATCTCCCCCGTTCTTCACTCTCAGCTCTAAATGGATCACCAAAGCTCAG TTGAGTGCTCTCTGTCGACGCCTAGATGAGTTATGGGAGGAAAACCAGGGTTTTGTGATTCTCTTCATGTGGATCCAGTTCCTCAAAGAGGAGACTCTGGACTTTTTGGGCATCAAGTCTCCTCTTGAAGTCACCAGGAACAATAAGGCTGCTGGTGAACGAAGGAAAACAGATCTTGCTACCAAAG GTGTGACACAATGTACCAATCAATCTGAAAAGCCAGAGGAGAGGAAGGCAGAGGTGACTAAGGAGAAATCTGAACAGCATTGTTCATTGTCGTCCAAACTAGACCCACGTGCCGTTGTTTTGATGGACCCACATTCTGACCCCCTCCGTCAGCTCCTGGACTTTGACGAGGCGCAGCGGCAGAGGGTGTTTGACAGCAAATCGTTTTGCTGCGGGATCTGTTTTGTAGATAAGCTGGGCTCCAACTGTCTCTGCTTTAAAGAGTGCCAGCATGTTTACTGCAAAGCCTGCTTGACAGAATATTTTGAGATTCAGATACGGGATGGCAATGTTCAGTGCCTTAATTGTCCTGAGCCCAAATGTACCTCAGTCGCCACACCGTCGCAG GTGAAACAGCTGGTCGATGAGGAGCTGTTTGCCCGATACGACCGTTTGCTGCTTCAGTGTAGTTTGGACCTGATGGCTGATGTGGTCTACTGCCCGCGCTTTTCCTGTGGCACCGCTGTAATGGTGGAACCAGACACAACTATGGGCATTTGCTCAGCTTGCCAGTATGCTTTTTGCACACTGTGCAAACTGGGCTATCATGGTGTCTCTCATTGTAAAATCACTGCAG ATGAGCTGCGGAACCTGAGAGACGAGTATCTGTCAGCCACACCTGAGGGACAGAAGTTCATGGAGCAGCGCTTTGGGAAGCGAGTGGTCCAGAAAGCTGTGGAGGAGTCTTTTAGCAGGGACTGGCTCAATGAGAACTGTAAAAACTGCCCTAGATGTGGAACAAATATACAG AAAGTGGATGGCTGTAACAAGATGACCTGCACTTCTTGCAAACAGTACTTCTGCTGGCTGTGCCTGGGTGCTCTCAGCAAAGTCAACCCATACAGTCACTTTAACGATCCCAATTCACCCTGTTATAACCG ACTCTTCCTGGGTGTAGATGTGGACGAAGACGATTTCTGGAGTGACGAGGAGGACTGA
- the LOC108238967 gene encoding NEDD4 family-interacting protein 1-like isoform X1 has protein sequence MAETNARYQQLPNEEDPEESPQVAADAPPPYSSVAADNSAYFDYKKDGAFPKPPSYNVATTLPSYDEAERTKAETSASLVTGRQPQHRERLETFDDIIRSSLEDEDFVTREDFEDADQLRIGNDGIFMLTFFMAFLFNWIGFFLSFCLTTSAAGRYGAISGFGLSLIKWILIVRFSTYFPGYFDGQYWLWWVFLVLGFLLFVRGFINYARIRKMADTLSTLPRTRVLFIY, from the exons ATGGCGGAAACGAACGCCAGATATCAGCAg CTGCCCAATGAGGAGGACCCGGAGGAGAGCCCACAGGTAGCAGCCGACGCTCCACCTCCGTACAGCAGCGTTGCAGCAGACAATTCTG cCTACTTTGACTACAAGAAAGACGGGGCTTTCCCCAAGCCTCCATCATACAACGTAGCAACTACTCTTCCTTCCTATGATGAAGCAGAAAGAACCAAGGCCGAGACTTCAGCTTCTCTGGTAACAGGGAGA cagcctcagcacagGGAGCGCCTGGAgacttttgatgatattattcGCAGTTCACTGGAG GATGAGGACTTTGTGACCAGAGAGGATTTCGAAGATGCGGATCAGCTGAGGATAGGAAACGATGGCATCTTCATGCTCACGTTCTTCA TGGCATTCCTGTTCAACTGGATCGGTTTCTTCTTGTCCTTCTGTCTGACCACCTCGGCAGCCGGACGCTACGGGGCAATTTCGGGCTTTGGACTCTCCCTCATCAAATGGATCCTTATTGTCAGG ttctccACATACTTCCCGGGTTACTTTGATGGACAGTACTGGCTGTGGTGGGTGTTCCTGGTGCTGG gctttttgCTCTTTGTCCGAGGGTTCATCAATTATGCCAGAATTCGCAAGATGGCCGACACCTTATCCACTTTGCCCCGCACCCGAGTCCTCTTCATCTACTGA